From the genome of Abditibacteriaceae bacterium, one region includes:
- a CDS encoding NAD-dependent epimerase/dehydratase family protein codes for MQERYLISGGNGFLGRYLVCAAHDAGNSVFSLQRKSQPIEHAIIVAGDITQPLDFGSNSFDVVVHSAGKAHSVPKTAEEKQAFHDINAGGTQNLLSALEELPSLPRQFVFISTVAVYGRETGEAISESQPLAATEPYGKSKIEAEEMVRAWGEKNAVPVVILRLPLVVGQNPPGNLQSLLGALRRGRYRRIGDGSARKSMVLADDVARLVVGLRATHGTYNLSDGVHPSFAELEDAICGAWKLPAVKGVALGKARAIASVGTGLRRVGVPFPLHTRTLEKIINPLTFDDGKARRELNWQPRAVLENIHELTGNYAE; via the coding sequence ATGCAAGAGCGTTATCTCATTTCGGGCGGAAACGGATTTCTGGGCCGCTATCTTGTCTGCGCTGCCCACGATGCAGGCAATTCCGTGTTTTCTTTACAGCGTAAAAGCCAACCCATTGAACACGCTATAATCGTTGCTGGCGACATTACCCAACCTTTAGATTTCGGCTCGAACTCCTTCGATGTGGTTGTTCATTCGGCGGGCAAAGCGCACTCGGTTCCGAAAACAGCCGAAGAAAAACAAGCGTTTCACGATATCAACGCGGGCGGCACCCAGAATCTGCTTTCCGCTCTGGAAGAGCTGCCGTCCCTTCCGCGACAGTTCGTTTTTATTAGCACGGTCGCCGTTTACGGTCGCGAAACCGGTGAGGCCATTAGTGAATCACAGCCTCTGGCCGCAACCGAGCCGTATGGAAAATCAAAAATCGAGGCCGAAGAAATGGTGCGCGCGTGGGGCGAGAAGAACGCAGTTCCTGTCGTGATACTGCGTTTGCCTCTGGTTGTGGGGCAGAATCCGCCGGGCAATTTACAGTCGCTGCTGGGCGCTTTGCGGCGCGGGCGTTATCGGAGAATTGGCGACGGTTCGGCGCGCAAAAGCATGGTGCTGGCCGACGATGTCGCGCGCCTCGTGGTCGGCTTACGTGCTACGCACGGCACCTATAATCTTTCGGATGGCGTGCATCCCAGCTTTGCCGAACTGGAAGACGCCATCTGTGGCGCGTGGAAATTGCCCGCAGTGAAAGGTGTTGCTCTGGGAAAGGCGCGCGCGATTGCAAGCGTTGGAACAGGGCTGCGGCGCGTTGGTGTTCCCTTTCCGCTACATACGCGCACGCTGGAAAAAATCATTAATCCGCTGACGTTTGATGATGGCAAAGCCCGCCGTGAATTGAACTGGCAACCGCGCGCCGTGTTGGAAAATATCCACGAACTAACAGGGAATTACGCGGAATAA
- a CDS encoding stage II sporulation protein M, whose translation MKAERFVAAHRAGWKRLSDLVDKAQRTRLASLSDAELHEMGALYRRASSDLARAQTRYSGTAAGRELVRSLNDLVLRAHTQVYSAPAPQPVNALDFILFGFPAAFRRNWRAIAAAAALMFLPGLFAYIAVVVNPDSAKMFVPEHVIQEVQKRAQQKITTGWGGNTNYEGLLSSPGVSTMIMVNNIKVSIKAAAYGVSMGIGTALLLIVNGILIGGLSGMATEYKVDLLFWAVILPHGIIELTAICIAGGAGFKLAGALFAPGDLPRRDALRLAGSEAIQLVVGVAILLVIAGVIEGFLTPLPLPPLLKIGFALMTGVALMLYLGARRKVPVAAHG comes from the coding sequence ATGAAAGCCGAACGCTTTGTCGCCGCACACCGCGCCGGATGGAAACGCTTGTCCGATTTGGTCGATAAGGCGCAGCGCACAAGACTTGCTTCGCTCAGCGATGCCGAGTTGCACGAAATGGGTGCGCTGTATCGCCGCGCCAGCAGTGACCTCGCGCGCGCCCAGACACGCTACTCCGGAACCGCTGCCGGACGCGAATTGGTACGCTCGCTCAACGATTTAGTTTTGCGCGCACATACACAGGTTTACTCGGCTCCGGCTCCCCAACCTGTCAACGCACTCGATTTCATCCTGTTCGGCTTTCCTGCCGCGTTTCGCCGCAACTGGCGCGCAATCGCCGCCGCTGCCGCTTTGATGTTTTTGCCGGGTCTGTTCGCTTACATAGCCGTCGTGGTGAATCCCGATTCTGCCAAAATGTTTGTGCCCGAACACGTTATTCAGGAAGTTCAGAAGCGCGCGCAGCAAAAAATCACCACAGGCTGGGGCGGGAATACCAATTACGAGGGTTTGCTGTCGTCTCCCGGTGTTTCTACCATGATTATGGTGAACAACATCAAAGTGTCGATAAAAGCCGCCGCATACGGCGTTTCCATGGGAATCGGCACAGCGCTTTTGCTCATCGTTAATGGCATCCTCATCGGAGGCCTGAGCGGCATGGCGACGGAATACAAAGTCGATTTGTTATTCTGGGCGGTGATTCTGCCTCACGGCATCATCGAATTGACAGCGATTTGCATCGCGGGCGGCGCCGGTTTCAAGCTCGCGGGCGCTTTGTTCGCACCAGGAGATTTACCGCGCCGCGATGCGCTGCGTTTGGCGGGAAGCGAGGCAATTCAGCTTGTAGTCGGCGTGGCGATTCTGCTTGTTATCGCGGGCGTTATCGAAGGCTTCCTCACTCCGCTCCCCTTGCCGCCTTTGCTCAAAATCGGATTCGCGCTAATGACGGGCGTTGCTTTGATGCTTTACCTCGGCGCGCGCCGCAAGGTTCCAGTCGCTGCGCATGGATAA
- a CDS encoding VTT domain-containing protein, giving the protein MDFLHQLHGEGLRDLILSGTYVALFLIVFAETGLLLGFFLPGDSLLFLAGYLASQNSDKLNVWLLILVVTAAAILGDATGYFIGRKIGPSLYNRPDSRLFKRAHLAKTQAFYDKHGPKTIVLARFVPIVRTFAPTVAGVANMNYRTFATYNIIGGVGWVFSMTLMGYFLGQIPIVEKNFEKAIIGIIILSILPMVFHYFAERKHGETPAEAALEATTTIETDPR; this is encoded by the coding sequence ATGGATTTTTTACACCAACTGCATGGCGAAGGTCTGCGCGACCTCATTCTCAGCGGCACTTATGTCGCATTGTTCCTCATCGTTTTCGCCGAAACTGGCTTGCTTCTCGGGTTCTTTCTCCCGGGCGATTCGCTGCTTTTTTTGGCGGGCTATCTCGCTTCACAGAATTCGGATAAGTTGAATGTCTGGCTGCTGATTCTGGTCGTGACGGCTGCCGCGATTCTCGGTGATGCGACTGGCTATTTTATCGGGCGCAAAATTGGGCCGAGTCTTTACAATCGCCCCGATTCGCGACTGTTCAAGCGCGCTCATCTGGCGAAAACGCAGGCGTTCTACGACAAGCACGGCCCGAAAACGATTGTTCTCGCGCGCTTTGTGCCGATTGTTCGCACCTTTGCGCCCACGGTCGCTGGTGTTGCGAACATGAACTACCGCACATTTGCGACATACAACATTATCGGCGGAGTGGGCTGGGTTTTCTCGATGACCTTAATGGGCTACTTTCTGGGCCAGATTCCGATTGTCGAGAAGAACTTTGAAAAGGCTATTATCGGAATCATTATTCTTTCGATTCTGCCAATGGTATTTCATTATTTCGCCGAGCGCAAGCATGGCGAAACGCCAGCCGAAGCGGCACTTGAAGCAACAACGACCATTGAAACCGATCCGCGTTGA
- the rsmI gene encoding 16S rRNA (cytidine(1402)-2'-O)-methyltransferase, giving the protein MNSSSPIESSTFERGTLWICATPIGNLDDVSLRLLATLRECDAILAEDTRQTGKLLARHEISKPMISCHAHTSPAKIAALVERLAEGESFALVTDAGTPGVSDPGPPLVAAAAEREIVVSPIPGPCALAAAISVSGFDAQKFSFLGFLPRKPGKRRSAWERGVKREETLVVYESPYRVVAALDDLATIAPGIAVCACREISKKFEEVRRGTVEEVRDSFAARKEIKGEFVLVVAATKTAHTEDDD; this is encoded by the coding sequence ATGAATTCTTCCTCTCCAATCGAATCGAGCACCTTCGAGCGCGGAACCCTGTGGATTTGCGCCACCCCCATTGGCAACCTTGATGACGTTTCGCTGCGCCTTTTGGCGACGCTGCGCGAGTGCGACGCGATTCTGGCCGAAGACACGCGGCAAACCGGCAAATTGCTGGCACGCCACGAAATTTCAAAGCCGATGATTTCGTGTCATGCGCATACGTCGCCCGCCAAAATTGCGGCCCTAGTCGAGCGTTTGGCCGAAGGCGAAAGTTTCGCGCTCGTCACCGACGCTGGAACGCCTGGCGTTTCCGACCCTGGCCCGCCACTTGTTGCGGCTGCTGCCGAGCGAGAGATCGTCGTTTCACCGATTCCCGGCCCTTGCGCGCTCGCGGCAGCGATTTCCGTTTCGGGCTTCGATGCGCAGAAGTTTTCGTTTCTCGGCTTCCTACCGCGTAAGCCAGGCAAACGGCGCAGCGCGTGGGAACGCGGCGTCAAACGCGAAGAAACGCTTGTCGTTTATGAATCGCCGTATCGCGTTGTTGCGGCCCTCGACGATCTAGCGACCATAGCGCCGGGCATCGCCGTTTGTGCGTGCCGCGAAATCTCCAAAAAGTTTGAAGAGGTGCGGCGCGGAACAGTCGAAGAAGTGCGCGATTCCTTTGCGGCGCGAAAAGAAATCAAGGGCGAATTTGTGCTTGTAGTTGCTGCAACCAAAACTGCACATACTGAAGACGACGATTAA
- a CDS encoding NAD(P)H-hydrate dehydratase: MKKKYRKAIEINENSLRQTPLPDWPDSASKADYGKLLIIGGSRRLPGAAILSARAALRCGVGTVRLAAPQSIATQIGIAVPELMVIPLAETERGTVSMEALDTVRAQFGPCDAVVFGPGLDSDEETDEFIRALAPEIPLPTLLDASAILALAGKQSGAQKFARVWTPHGGELETLADIKLDEVDDEEAFALEWAQKNASTLVWKGRDTLIVSPTGEIWRNTAGTRGMGTAGSGDVLTGAIGALLAQGMEPPHAAVWGVHTHARAGELGAKEQGDDGMMASDFLERLPHAVKMLRKEIA, translated from the coding sequence ATGAAAAAAAAATACCGCAAAGCTATTGAAATCAACGAGAACTCGCTTCGTCAGACGCCGCTTCCCGATTGGCCCGATTCAGCCAGCAAAGCCGATTATGGCAAGTTGCTCATCATTGGCGGCTCGCGCCGTTTGCCGGGTGCGGCCATTCTCTCGGCACGCGCGGCGTTGCGCTGTGGCGTGGGCACTGTACGTTTGGCAGCTCCACAAAGTATCGCAACTCAAATCGGAATCGCCGTTCCCGAACTCATGGTCATTCCCCTCGCGGAAACTGAGCGCGGGACGGTATCAATGGAAGCGTTGGACACGGTACGCGCGCAATTTGGGCCGTGTGATGCCGTTGTCTTCGGGCCGGGGCTGGACTCCGACGAAGAAACCGATGAATTCATTCGCGCCCTCGCGCCGGAAATTCCGCTGCCAACGCTCCTTGACGCCAGCGCGATTCTCGCTTTAGCTGGAAAGCAATCGGGCGCGCAAAAGTTCGCGCGCGTCTGGACACCTCATGGCGGTGAACTGGAAACCCTCGCGGACATTAAGCTGGATGAAGTCGATGACGAAGAAGCATTTGCACTGGAATGGGCGCAAAAGAACGCTTCGACATTGGTGTGGAAAGGACGCGACACGCTCATCGTTTCGCCAACCGGCGAAATCTGGCGTAATACGGCGGGCACGCGCGGTATGGGAACCGCGGGCAGCGGCGACGTTTTAACCGGCGCTATCGGCGCTTTGCTGGCGCAGGGTATGGAGCCGCCTCATGCCGCTGTCTGGGGCGTTCACACACACGCACGCGCCGGAGAACTGGGGGCTAAAGAACAGGGCGATGACGGAATGATGGCTTCGGACTTTCTGGAACGCTTACCGCATGCAGTCAAAATGCTGCGGAAAGAAATTGCCTAG
- a CDS encoding Gfo/Idh/MocA family oxidoreductase — MQVTAFLGVAHIHTPNFVNRLRERTVDVTVKAVYDHDAARAAKTAGQLNTSVASVEEILADAEITSVIICSETVHHRDLVEKAAAAGKHIFVEKPLGTSREDADAMEAAIQKAGVVFQTGFFRRSDPVWQFIKQEISAGHLGKITRMRDTNCHQGALGGWFDTDWRWITVKEEAGGGGFADLGAHSLDVVLWCLSEVAGGPCGNVKTAVGAVGAQLGRYPNIDEYGAGIITFESGTIAVVEASWVDEKLQSGVEVNGLEGQIHVKDNKVFYYSKHVEGADGGQYQGELPAAAPHAFELFFDKLEGKELAVALVSVEEAAQESRVMADFYASAA, encoded by the coding sequence ATGCAAGTTACCGCGTTTCTGGGCGTTGCCCACATTCACACCCCGAACTTTGTCAATCGTTTGCGCGAGCGCACCGTCGATGTCACCGTCAAAGCCGTTTACGACCATGATGCTGCACGCGCCGCGAAAACCGCCGGACAACTGAACACCTCGGTTGCTTCGGTAGAAGAAATCTTGGCCGACGCCGAAATTACTTCGGTCATCATTTGTAGCGAAACCGTTCATCACCGCGATCTGGTCGAGAAAGCGGCGGCAGCAGGCAAGCACATCTTCGTCGAAAAGCCGCTCGGCACTTCGCGTGAAGATGCCGACGCGATGGAAGCCGCGATTCAAAAAGCGGGCGTTGTCTTTCAAACGGGGTTTTTCCGCCGCAGCGATCCGGTGTGGCAGTTCATCAAGCAGGAAATTTCTGCCGGCCATCTCGGCAAAATCACCCGTATGCGCGACACCAACTGCCATCAGGGCGCGCTTGGCGGTTGGTTCGACACCGACTGGCGCTGGATTACGGTGAAGGAAGAAGCAGGCGGCGGTGGCTTTGCCGACTTGGGCGCGCATTCGCTCGATGTTGTTTTGTGGTGCCTTTCGGAAGTCGCAGGCGGGCCGTGCGGTAACGTGAAAACAGCCGTCGGCGCTGTGGGCGCGCAATTAGGTCGCTACCCCAATATCGATGAATACGGCGCGGGCATCATCACGTTTGAAAGTGGTACTATCGCGGTGGTGGAAGCTTCGTGGGTCGATGAGAAGCTGCAATCCGGCGTCGAAGTCAACGGTTTGGAAGGCCAGATTCACGTCAAAGACAACAAAGTTTTTTACTATTCCAAGCACGTCGAAGGGGCCGATGGCGGCCAATATCAAGGTGAACTGCCCGCCGCTGCTCCACACGCCTTTGAGCTGTTCTTCGACAAACTGGAAGGCAAAGAATTGGCGGTTGCCCTCGTTTCAGTCGAAGAAGCCGCGCAGGAAAGCCGCGTCATGGCCGATTTTTACGCCAGCGCCGCGTAA
- a CDS encoding glycosyltransferase, which yields MPKKIVLTTFGSLGDLHPYLAIALELQRRDHYVTIATSELYRGKIEALGIGFHAMRPDLPDPETAPEIVARVMDLKTGGEYLVRELLMPHLRDSLEDLRAAARDADVFVTHPVTFAAPFAAQLLQQQRPELRWVSTVLAPISLPSIYDPPTPPIYPAIAHLYKLGLPAIRSWFWTMRTVTNTWLAPYYALQQELGLPARGNPLLGGELSPERVLALFSSTLAAPQKDWPPQTRICGFSFFDARGALQPFAQNSLLASGDEKSGKLSRELEVFLAQGEAPVVFTLGSSAVMDAGDFYHASAEAVRKLGRRAILLAGSQANVPDDLPPSVAAFDYAPYSALFPHCAAIVHQGGVGTTAQALRSGKPQLIMPYSHDQPDHAARIRRMGVGTSVPRASYSAATASGALQKILGDPEMAARAAHIGAIVRAENGAETAANEIEAAFDK from the coding sequence GTGCCTAAGAAAATCGTTCTCACGACGTTTGGTTCGCTTGGCGACTTGCATCCGTATCTGGCGATTGCCTTGGAATTGCAGCGGCGCGACCACTATGTGACGATTGCGACGAGTGAACTTTATCGCGGAAAAATCGAAGCACTCGGCATCGGCTTCCACGCCATGCGGCCCGATTTACCCGACCCCGAAACCGCGCCTGAAATCGTGGCGCGCGTGATGGATTTAAAAACCGGCGGCGAATATCTCGTGCGCGAATTGCTGATGCCGCACTTACGCGATTCGCTCGAAGATTTGCGCGCTGCCGCCCGCGACGCCGATGTTTTTGTGACGCATCCGGTAACATTTGCCGCGCCGTTTGCCGCGCAACTTCTCCAACAACAACGACCCGAACTGCGCTGGGTTTCGACCGTACTCGCGCCGATTTCGCTCCCATCGATTTACGACCCGCCAACACCACCCATTTATCCTGCGATTGCCCATCTTTACAAACTTGGTTTGCCAGCAATTCGCTCGTGGTTCTGGACGATGCGCACTGTGACGAACACCTGGCTTGCGCCCTATTACGCGTTGCAGCAGGAACTGGGGCTGCCCGCACGGGGCAATCCGCTTTTGGGCGGCGAACTTTCGCCCGAACGCGTCCTCGCCTTGTTTTCTTCCACTCTGGCCGCGCCGCAAAAAGACTGGCCACCACAAACCCGCATCTGTGGCTTCTCGTTTTTTGATGCGCGGGGCGCTCTGCAGCCGTTCGCGCAAAATTCCCTTCTGGCATCAGGTGATGAAAAAAGTGGCAAACTTTCGCGCGAACTGGAAGTGTTTCTCGCGCAAGGCGAGGCGCCTGTTGTGTTCACGCTTGGGTCGTCGGCGGTGATGGACGCTGGAGACTTTTATCACGCAAGTGCCGAAGCCGTGAGGAAATTGGGGCGTCGCGCGATTCTGCTGGCGGGTAGTCAGGCGAACGTGCCCGACGACTTGCCGCCATCCGTAGCAGCGTTCGACTATGCGCCCTACTCGGCACTCTTCCCACATTGCGCGGCGATTGTGCATCAGGGCGGCGTCGGCACAACGGCGCAGGCGCTTCGTTCGGGAAAGCCGCAACTCATCATGCCCTACTCGCACGATCAGCCCGATCACGCCGCGCGTATCCGGCGCATGGGCGTGGGCACTTCCGTTCCGCGCGCGAGTTATTCTGCGGCAACGGCGTCCGGCGCTTTGCAGAAAATTCTGGGCGACCCGGAAATGGCGGCCCGCGCCGCTCACATCGGCGCTATTGTGCGCGCTGAAAATGGCGCGGAGACAGCCGCCAATGAAATTGAAGCAGCTTTCGATAAGTAA